From Bacteroidota bacterium, a single genomic window includes:
- a CDS encoding choice-of-anchor L domain-containing protein codes for MKKLIGLLMLAIIPFASKSQLTVSGGLTPQQLVQNVLLGSGITAFNVTFTGDPVAIGTFNGVNSNIGLDSGIIMTSGDIAQAAGANTMQGAGLANGASGDADLDFINSTTTQNACVLEFDFVPASSNIKFNFVFGSEEYNEFVNSSFNDVFAFLLSGPGIIGQQNLALVPATTLPVAINNVNNGNAFGQSNGPCTNCTYFIDNTNGTTAQYDAFTTVLTAYAIVNPCDTFHIKLAIADAVDQILDSGVLLEAASFTGGVPLISATFASQYALNDSSIIEGCTDVTVRFSYPDTVAVDTYIKLAYAGTATNGIDYNQLPDSVKIPAGDSTTFISIYPVSDALPEGVETIEISQTNLPPCLVAPSPLIVKIRDKTPFQAYVSNDTTICSGNTVNLQAFIVTGQQPYTISWDNGVSTDSIYTVSPTQTTTYNVSITDACGQPFTQSITVSVLPNGPVLALSDTTICPGSSVLLMANVGLGAAPLTFNWNNGAATTQFYQVTPSATTTYTVTVTDACQQSSTGSITVTVQSAGPQISIIPGDTTICPGASVVLSINTNLGVPPFTYTWNNGLPSTNNVTVTPSSATTYSVTVTDACTQTTNATVTISISSTPSLSITPGDTAVCEGTQLTLVPTVTNAAGNVQYNWDNGQATSSAYTVTVNNTVAIPLTVTDACGSTASQTVNITANKAPTGTLAGPDTSCNNNEAAFTFTGAAASNANYTWQFTGATAVTGSGSGIHQATWNVAGTYPYTLVVDDGSCPKLTLTGEIDVIPCEIIIPNIFTPNGDNFNELFFIQGLEAFPNTRVEIYNRWGNLIYETDNYKNDWRATDAPDGVYYYIVVPTSDKVYNGTVTIMRK; via the coding sequence ATGAAAAAATTAATTGGATTGCTAATGCTAGCAATTATTCCGTTTGCATCTAAATCACAGTTAACGGTAAGTGGTGGCCTTACACCACAGCAATTGGTTCAAAACGTTTTGTTAGGAAGCGGTATTACTGCTTTTAATGTTACCTTCACAGGCGACCCTGTTGCCATTGGAACTTTTAATGGCGTTAATTCGAATATTGGTTTGGATAGTGGCATTATTATGACCAGTGGTGATATTGCCCAGGCGGCAGGTGCCAATACCATGCAGGGTGCTGGGCTTGCCAATGGTGCTTCGGGCGATGCAGATCTTGATTTCATTAACAGCACCACCACACAAAATGCATGTGTACTTGAATTTGATTTTGTTCCTGCATCAAGTAATATAAAGTTCAATTTCGTATTTGGGTCTGAAGAGTATAACGAATTTGTTAACTCCAGTTTTAACGATGTATTTGCCTTCCTGCTTAGCGGCCCCGGTATTATTGGTCAGCAAAATCTGGCCCTGGTACCTGCTACCACTTTACCTGTTGCTATCAATAATGTAAATAATGGTAATGCCTTTGGTCAAAGTAATGGCCCTTGTACAAATTGCACCTACTTCATCGACAATACCAACGGAACCACTGCCCAATACGATGCTTTTACTACCGTACTAACTGCGTATGCCATTGTAAATCCCTGCGATACCTTTCATATCAAATTAGCAATTGCAGATGCGGTTGACCAAATATTGGATTCAGGAGTTTTGCTTGAAGCTGCAAGTTTTACCGGAGGTGTTCCTCTTATTAGTGCCACCTTTGCTTCACAATATGCTCTAAACGATTCTTCCATTATAGAAGGTTGTACCGATGTAACCGTACGTTTTTCTTATCCTGATACGGTTGCAGTTGATACCTATATTAAATTAGCGTATGCTGGCACAGCTACCAATGGTATAGATTATAATCAACTACCTGATTCTGTAAAAATTCCTGCTGGCGACTCTACCACTTTCATTTCTATTTATCCTGTTTCGGATGCATTGCCTGAAGGTGTTGAAACCATAGAAATTTCTCAAACCAACTTACCGCCATGCCTTGTTGCTCCTTCTCCGCTAATTGTAAAAATCAGAGATAAAACACCATTTCAGGCATATGTAAGTAATGACACTACCATTTGTTCCGGAAATACCGTAAACCTTCAAGCATTTATTGTTACAGGTCAGCAGCCATACACCATTAGTTGGGACAATGGGGTTTCTACCGATTCCATTTATACTGTATCGCCTACGCAAACTACTACTTACAATGTTAGCATAACCGATGCATGCGGACAACCATTTACACAATCGATAACAGTATCGGTATTGCCCAATGGACCCGTACTAGCCTTAAGTGATACAACCATTTGCCCCGGCAGCAGCGTATTGCTCATGGCCAATGTTGGACTAGGGGCGGCACCACTTACGTTTAACTGGAACAATGGAGCAGCCACTACGCAGTTCTATCAAGTTACTCCATCTGCTACCACTACCTATACGGTTACCGTTACAGATGCATGCCAGCAATCGAGTACGGGCAGTATCACGGTAACTGTGCAAAGTGCAGGCCCTCAAATATCAATTATTCCTGGCGACACTACCATTTGCCCCGGAGCAAGTGTGGTGCTTTCCATTAACACCAACCTGGGTGTACCACCATTTACCTATACGTGGAACAATGGCTTACCATCAACTAATAATGTTACCGTAACACCGTCATCGGCTACTACCTATAGTGTTACCGTAACCGATGCCTGCACACAAACTACCAATGCCACAGTTACTATCAGCATTTCGTCTACCCCATCATTATCAATAACCCCCGGTGATACAGCAGTATGCGAAGGCACCCAACTTACTCTGGTACCTACCGTAACCAATGCTGCGGGCAATGTTCAATACAACTGGGACAATGGACAGGCTACATCATCAGCATATACCGTTACCGTTAACAACACGGTGGCTATCCCGCTAACTGTAACCGATGCTTGTGGCAGCACCGCCTCGCAAACCGTAAATATTACTGCCAACAAAGCGCCTACCGGAACCTTAGCCGGTCCCGATACTAGTTGCAATAACAACGAAGCTGCCTTTACCTTTACTGGTGCAGCTGCCTCTAATGCAAATTATACATGGCAGTTTACCGGTGCAACTGCGGTAACGGGCAGTGGCTCGGGTATACATCAAGCTACCTGGAATGTGGCTGGCACTTACCCATATACCCTCGTGGTAGACGATGGTAGTTGCCCAAAGCTTACCTTAACCGGTGAAATTGATGTTATTCCTTGCGAGATAATTATTCCAAACATTTTCACTCCTAATGGCGATAATTTTAATGAGCTATTCTTTATTCAAGGATTAGAAGCATTTCCAAATACTCGGGTAGAAATTTACAACCGTTGGGGTAATTTAATTTACGAAACCGATAATTATAAAAATGACTGGAGAGCAACAGATGCTCCCGATGGAGTATATTATTATATTGTAGTACCTACAAGCGATAAAGTATATAACGGTACCGTTACAATTATGAGGAAGTAG
- a CDS encoding T9SS type A sorting domain-containing protein translates to MKKSVVVLLIIHCTLQMVHAQTADQKRNMHWYFGVFAGLDFTSGTAVADTNGQISTLESTAVISDTNGILQCYFGYGYQTNYDWCIYNREHKTMPNGCGIGNGNSTPNDCAVFIPKPGDDSTYFLFTVDGWEGQFMRGLRWHEIDMRQDSGRGDVVSKDNVFLQQINLIDSTVKYIVLQINDHDSLELIGNTNLNMATRENYILQLSTEIENRNLLFAQRETFIVSLLNEAATRLGQTSTSETPLMNDKTVYEIELDYHTYGESVIENHMVTLYSIAVQCPYSAGNAVYKARAWLENLYDSLYWDDANVCFNEGIYRQSNLSNLPINSNIIVRPNPSSGIVEIVKSRALQSNCSVSIKNSVGKIVFEQAIDCKQGSQFIDVSKLANGVYTITIVSEQTMQLNQKLIIMK, encoded by the coding sequence ATGAAAAAAAGTGTTGTTGTATTGCTTATTATCCATTGCACATTACAAATGGTGCATGCACAAACAGCCGACCAAAAGCGTAACATGCACTGGTATTTTGGTGTGTTTGCGGGTTTAGATTTTACAAGTGGTACAGCAGTTGCGGACACCAATGGGCAAATTTCTACATTAGAAAGCACAGCAGTAATTTCTGATACCAATGGCATACTGCAATGTTATTTTGGCTATGGCTATCAAACCAATTATGATTGGTGCATTTATAATCGTGAGCATAAAACCATGCCTAATGGATGTGGCATAGGCAATGGCAATAGTACACCGAACGACTGCGCAGTATTTATACCCAAGCCAGGCGATGATAGTACCTATTTTCTTTTTACAGTTGATGGCTGGGAAGGGCAATTTATGCGTGGTTTGCGCTGGCACGAAATAGACATGAGGCAAGATAGTGGTCGAGGGGATGTTGTATCAAAGGACAATGTATTTTTGCAGCAAATAAATTTGATTGATAGCACGGTAAAATATATTGTGCTGCAAATAAATGACCACGATAGCCTGGAGTTAATAGGCAATACAAATTTAAACATGGCAACAAGAGAAAATTATATTTTGCAATTGTCAACTGAAATAGAAAATCGCAATCTTTTATTTGCGCAGCGTGAAACATTTATAGTAAGTTTGTTGAACGAAGCAGCAACACGATTAGGCCAAACATCAACAAGCGAAACCCCTTTGATGAATGATAAAACAGTGTATGAAATAGAATTGGATTATCATACTTATGGTGAAAGTGTAATTGAAAACCATATGGTAACGCTTTACTCCATTGCTGTGCAATGTCCATACAGCGCGGGTAATGCAGTTTACAAAGCAAGAGCATGGCTCGAAAATTTGTACGATTCACTTTATTGGGACGATGCGAATGTTTGTTTTAACGAAGGCATTTATAGACAAAGCAATTTATCAAACCTGCCTATCAACAGCAACATTATTGTAAGACCAAATCCATCAAGCGGAATTGTAGAAATTGTAAAATCAAGAGCATTGCAAAGCAATTGCAGTGTATCAATAAAAAATTCAGTGGGCAAAATTGTATTTGAACAAGCAATTGATTGCAAACAAGGTTCGCAATTTATTGATGTAAGCAAACTTGCAAATGGTGTTTACACCATTACAATAGTGAGCGAGCAAACAATGCAACTCAATCAAAAATTAATTATCATGAAATGA
- a CDS encoding T9SS type A sorting domain-containing protein: protein MRIHEISAPDSADTLCNFQQHNIFLNFWNFRAVPNHPNYYLGCDTSLGCPCLANVGLQENGTHDFRFRVYPNPVVNNFVNIGYILPQNKNGVLKLYDVNGKQLYTQGLPPWSNEQREIAIALQWYV, encoded by the coding sequence TTGCGCATACATGAAATAAGCGCACCTGATAGTGCCGATACACTTTGCAATTTTCAACAACATAATATTTTCCTCAACTTTTGGAATTTCCGCGCTGTACCAAATCACCCAAATTATTATTTAGGGTGCGATACAAGTTTGGGTTGCCCTTGTTTGGCTAATGTGGGGTTGCAAGAAAACGGCACACACGATTTTCGTTTTCGTGTTTATCCCAATCCTGTTGTAAATAATTTTGTTAACATAGGGTATATACTACCGCAAAACAAAAATGGAGTTTTAAAATTATATGATGTAAACGGCAAACAACTTTACACGCAAGGCTTGCCGCCTTGGAGTAATGAGCAAAGAGAAATTGCCATTGCTTTGCAATGGTATGTATAA
- the rpiB gene encoding ribose 5-phosphate isomerase B — MTIAIGCDHAGYALKEKLKQHLSESMPSLLIEDIGTFGPDSVDYPDFAHEVAGLVNDHFCEYGILICGSANGVAITANKHAKVRAAICWNMDTARLARQHNDANIICLPARFIDEPLAFEMVSAFMHTSFEGGRHAIRVSKISGK, encoded by the coding sequence ATGACCATTGCCATAGGTTGCGATCATGCAGGATACGCGCTAAAAGAAAAACTTAAGCAACACTTAAGTGAGTCAATGCCTTCGTTGCTTATTGAAGATATTGGCACATTTGGTCCCGATTCGGTAGACTATCCTGACTTTGCGCACGAAGTAGCCGGTTTGGTAAATGATCATTTTTGTGAATACGGTATTCTGATATGTGGGAGCGCAAATGGTGTAGCAATTACTGCTAACAAGCATGCCAAAGTACGTGCCGCTATCTGTTGGAATATGGATACCGCAAGGCTTGCACGGCAGCATAATGATGCCAACATCATTTGCCTGCCCGCCCGTTTTATTGATGAGCCACTTGCTTTCGAAATGGTTTCTGCTTTTATGCACACTTCGTTCGAAGGTGGGCGTCATGCCATTCGGGTAAGCAAAATAAGCGGCAAGTAA
- a CDS encoding enoyl-CoA hydratase/isomerase family protein: protein MSFQNILVTANNKVTTITVNRPDKLNALNAATIDELGAALDAAYTDTETRVIIITGAGEKAFVAGADISQFNTLNVSEGAALARAGQEKVFDKIENMTKPVIAAVNGFALGGGCELAMACHMRVASDTAKFGQPEVKLGLIPGYGGTQRLTKLVGKGKAIELLCTADMIGAQEALALGLVNHVTTPAELLNKCIEIANKIIAQAPLAVGACITCANAATDNPANGYTLEIDEFGKCFGTADMKEGVGAFLEKRKAVFKGE, encoded by the coding sequence ATGAGTTTTCAGAACATTTTGGTTACTGCCAATAACAAAGTAACCACCATCACCGTGAACAGGCCTGATAAATTAAATGCACTAAATGCCGCCACCATTGATGAATTGGGTGCGGCTCTGGATGCAGCGTATACAGATACCGAAACGCGAGTAATAATTATTACCGGAGCAGGAGAAAAAGCCTTTGTGGCCGGTGCCGATATTTCGCAGTTTAACACGCTAAATGTAAGCGAAGGTGCAGCCCTGGCGCGTGCAGGTCAAGAAAAAGTTTTCGATAAAATCGAAAACATGACCAAGCCCGTTATTGCTGCCGTTAATGGATTTGCTCTCGGTGGTGGTTGCGAGCTTGCTATGGCTTGCCACATGCGTGTGGCAAGTGATACTGCTAAATTTGGACAACCCGAAGTAAAACTTGGGTTAATACCCGGCTATGGTGGCACGCAACGTCTTACCAAATTGGTTGGCAAGGGAAAGGCAATCGAATTGCTGTGTACTGCCGATATGATTGGTGCTCAGGAGGCATTGGCTCTTGGTTTGGTAAATCATGTAACCACACCAGCCGAATTATTAAATAAGTGTATAGAAATAGCCAATAAAATAATTGCACAGGCTCCGTTGGCTGTTGGTGCATGCATCACTTGTGCCAATGCAGCTACTGATAATCCGGCCAATGGATACACACTTGAAATAGATGAGTTTGGAAAATGCTTTGGCACCGCAGATATGAAAGAAGGGGTTGGTGCATTTTTGGAAAAACGCAAAGCAGTATTCAAAGGTGAGTAA
- a CDS encoding cobalamin B12-binding domain-containing protein produces MKRPIRVLVAKVGLDGHDRGAKVIASFLRDAGMEVIYTGLRQTPEMVVNAALQEDADVIGISILSGAHMTVFPKIMNLLKEKGLNDVLVTGGGIIPAADAVELHKLGVGTLFQPGTDTKEIINYITDWVSTNRNF; encoded by the coding sequence ATGAAACGTCCCATACGTGTATTAGTTGCCAAGGTAGGATTAGATGGACACGACCGTGGAGCCAAGGTAATAGCCTCCTTCTTGCGGGATGCAGGTATGGAAGTAATATACACCGGATTACGCCAAACTCCCGAAATGGTGGTAAATGCTGCCTTGCAGGAAGATGCCGATGTAATTGGAATTAGCATATTAAGTGGAGCACACATGACGGTGTTTCCTAAAATTATGAACCTGCTTAAAGAGAAGGGGCTTAACGATGTACTCGTAACCGGTGGAGGCATTATTCCCGCTGCCGATGCAGTTGAGCTGCACAAATTAGGTGTGGGTACTTTATTCCAACCCGGCACCGATACCAAAGAAATTATTAACTACATAACCGATTGGGTTAGCACGAATCGAAATTTTTAA
- a CDS encoding T9SS type A sorting domain-containing protein, giving the protein MTKFEKAKWIFLVSIIAIQVQAQDFMLQGWYWDYPKTSQGANWCDTMRIKGYEWQQAGFNYIWAPPMNITGSGPASNGYDIRDYFSVGGFPQPATGFGTRVKVDALINTYNQLNLNLVGDLIYNHRNGGLWENNTAVANWIKSYNATKHIAGDACYPSDRFRCRISVGGNTGRGAGTYYFRMRSASQHPDYFNKPYTFIASTQKAPANGTFMTESQNNGGIFCAQGFDVVALGKRVNATIDNGGCGIDEFAITLDTSNFNSAGDIITIYLTNTNGDYTDHVIHSLYYSTNAQELKDSVIYQTATDFSFVQSGRGQMSWQNFKPNGNPTNLNGDWDKMLFFYDLDQFDAGTRDTLNEYTKWMFDTIGIKGVRADAVKNFAPEFIGQLLNFLHANNINPGIFVGESYEYNPALLKGWVDAVKSTMNQATLNAISPKVFDFALQAALREACDNGGFDVRDVFTSGIVDGAAGSGFNTATFVNNHDFRDSSQSADFNQLLAYVYVLTNNALGVPCVYYPDYYKTTTYTATINNLMDLHKKFVFNTAFREYLNRKSTPYPANYISGSADKSLIYQLSGGGNSSCLTNRDVIVAINFGYSTLKVDHTINTGAPFHSQQGDTLHCILGNSAFPYALVNGNNQIYMELPPRSFAIWARVPQTIPSVVTITNTSICTSDSALLAASNPLTCVTYQWQLNGINIPFANKPTYYAKLPGSYRCLTSYFGKMNAFSNTVTLTVSPDEPQVSPVSNTLSAIGVSQAVSYQWYYSPANSNFAPIGNTQLITNCTAGYYYVIVTDGSGCTNQSQVFQLQFASFSSISTNANVIIKPNPATHSIIVTRTSSTNGAVLSIYDVFGRLVMNRFFDSGIGELFVDIAKLEPGMYMVELHSDGILQRYPLQKIH; this is encoded by the coding sequence ATGACTAAATTTGAAAAGGCAAAATGGATATTTCTGGTATCGATAATTGCCATACAGGTACAAGCGCAGGATTTTATGCTGCAAGGATGGTATTGGGATTATCCCAAAACATCGCAAGGTGCCAATTGGTGCGATACGATGCGCATAAAGGGGTACGAGTGGCAACAGGCAGGATTTAATTACATATGGGCACCTCCAATGAATATTACCGGATCGGGTCCCGCAAGTAACGGTTACGATATACGCGACTATTTCAGTGTGGGTGGATTTCCGCAACCTGCAACCGGTTTTGGCACACGTGTCAAAGTGGATGCATTGATAAACACTTACAATCAACTAAATTTAAACCTTGTTGGCGACCTCATATACAATCACCGTAACGGTGGACTTTGGGAAAACAACACGGCCGTAGCCAATTGGATAAAGTCATACAATGCTACCAAGCATATTGCTGGCGATGCCTGTTATCCTTCAGATAGGTTTAGATGCCGTATCAGCGTGGGGGGCAATACAGGCCGCGGAGCAGGAACGTATTATTTCCGTATGCGCTCAGCTTCGCAACATCCTGATTATTTTAATAAGCCTTATACCTTCATTGCCAGCACGCAGAAGGCACCCGCCAATGGCACCTTTATGACTGAGTCGCAAAACAATGGCGGGATATTTTGTGCGCAAGGGTTTGATGTGGTAGCTTTAGGAAAGCGGGTAAATGCAACCATTGATAACGGTGGCTGTGGTATTGACGAATTTGCCATTACGCTTGATACCAGCAATTTTAATAGTGCCGGAGATATAATTACTATATACCTCACTAACACCAACGGTGATTATACCGATCATGTTATCCATAGCCTGTACTACTCGACTAATGCGCAGGAACTAAAGGATAGTGTCATTTATCAAACAGCTACCGATTTTAGTTTTGTGCAAAGTGGCCGCGGTCAAATGTCGTGGCAAAACTTTAAACCTAATGGCAATCCAACAAACCTTAATGGCGATTGGGATAAAATGCTTTTCTTTTATGACCTTGACCAGTTTGATGCTGGTACACGCGATACATTAAATGAATATACTAAGTGGATGTTTGATACCATCGGCATTAAAGGAGTGCGTGCCGATGCGGTTAAAAATTTTGCTCCTGAGTTTATTGGTCAGTTATTAAATTTTTTGCATGCCAATAATATTAATCCGGGAATTTTTGTTGGCGAGTCATATGAGTATAATCCTGCTTTATTAAAAGGGTGGGTAGATGCGGTAAAATCCACAATGAATCAGGCCACGCTAAATGCCATAAGTCCAAAAGTGTTTGATTTTGCTTTGCAGGCTGCCTTGCGCGAAGCTTGCGACAATGGCGGTTTTGACGTGCGCGATGTATTTACTTCAGGAATAGTAGATGGCGCTGCAGGTAGCGGTTTCAATACTGCTACTTTTGTAAACAATCATGACTTTCGCGATAGCAGCCAATCGGCCGATTTCAATCAATTGCTTGCTTATGTATATGTCTTAACAAACAATGCGCTTGGTGTACCTTGTGTTTATTATCCCGACTACTACAAAACCACAACGTATACAGCTACCATTAACAACTTAATGGATCTGCATAAAAAATTTGTATTCAATACTGCTTTTAGAGAATACCTTAATCGCAAGTCTACTCCTTATCCGGCTAATTATATAAGTGGAAGTGCTGATAAAAGTTTGATATATCAACTTAGTGGAGGTGGAAATTCCTCCTGCCTCACAAATCGTGATGTAATTGTGGCTATCAACTTTGGCTACTCCACACTTAAAGTAGATCACACCATTAACACCGGGGCACCATTCCACTCGCAGCAGGGCGATACGTTGCATTGCATTCTTGGCAATAGCGCCTTCCCTTACGCATTGGTAAATGGCAATAATCAAATTTATATGGAATTGCCACCACGCAGTTTCGCTATTTGGGCGCGGGTACCACAAACCATACCTTCAGTAGTCACCATTACAAACACCTCCATATGTACTAGCGATTCTGCCTTACTAGCTGCAAGCAATCCATTAACATGCGTTACATATCAATGGCAGCTTAACGGTATCAATATACCTTTTGCTAATAAGCCAACGTACTATGCAAAACTTCCGGGTAGCTATCGTTGCCTTACAAGTTATTTTGGCAAGATGAATGCGTTTTCAAACACTGTTACACTTACCGTAAGCCCCGATGAGCCGCAGGTAAGCCCTGTAAGTAATACCTTAAGTGCTATCGGGGTTTCGCAGGCAGTTAGTTATCAATGGTATTACAGCCCTGCTAATTCAAATTTTGCACCCATTGGCAATACACAATTAATAACAAATTGCACTGCCGGATATTATTATGTTATTGTAACTGATGGTTCAGGTTGTACCAATCAGTCGCAGGTATTTCAACTGCAGTTTGCCTCATTCTCCAGTATTAGCACCAACGCCAATGTCATTATTAAACCAAATCCTGCCACGCATTCAATTATAGTTACCCGTACTTCTAGCACAAATGGGGCTGTGTTAAGTATCTATGATGTTTTTGGCAGATTGGTAATGAACCGATTTTTTGATTCCGGTATAGGCGAATTGTTTGTGGACATTGCTAAACTTGAGCCGGGCATGTATATGGTTGAGCTGCATTCAGATGGAATTTTGCAGCGTTACCCGCTCCAAAAGATACATTAA
- a CDS encoding HU family DNA-binding protein, with the protein MNKGELIDAIASGAKISKADAGRALDAMTGAITGTLKKGNKVTLVGFGTYSVSKRAARKGRNPQTGKEITIKARKVARFKPGADLAKSVNK; encoded by the coding sequence ATGAACAAAGGTGAATTAATTGATGCTATCGCATCAGGAGCGAAAATCAGCAAAGCTGACGCTGGTCGTGCATTAGATGCAATGACAGGTGCCATCACAGGCACATTAAAAAAAGGTAACAAAGTTACTTTGGTAGGTTTCGGTACTTACTCAGTAAGCAAGCGTGCAGCCCGCAAAGGCCGCAACCCACAAACTGGTAAAGAAATCACAATCAAAGCAAGAAAAGTTGCTCGCTTTAAGCCAGGTGCTGATTTAGCAAAGTCTGTAAACAAGTAA